GGAGCAGCCCACCGCTCGCGCCGTCGCCGAGCACTACCTCCGGAGCAACGTCGCCGCGATCACGATGCCGGGCCGGCCGCCCGGGTGCCTCTCGATCCAGGGCGGGCTCTCCGGCAGCCCGGAGGACGAGCGGATCGTCCGGTTCCTCGCCGACAGCAGGGATGCCGGGGAGCGGCGGCTCGCCGAGCGGTTCCGGCGCGCGATCGCGGAGGGAGACCTCGACGCGGACGAGCGACCGGACGAACTCGCCAAGTACCTGTCGACGGTGAGCACGGGGCTCGCGGTCCAGGCGTCGGCCGGGGCGTCCCGCGCATCCCTCATGCGGGTCGTCGAGCGGGCGCTTCTCGCGTTCCCCTAGGCATCGGGCGCGGCGACCGCCGGCGGCGCCGTGCTCGCGCGGACTACCAGCCGGGTCTCCATCACGGACGACCGCACGGGCTCCGGGTGACCCTCGATCTCGGCGATCAGCAGTTCCAGCGCGCGGCGGCCGATCGCCTCGAACTCCTGGTGGATGGTCGTCAGCGGCGGCCAGAACGAATCGGACTCGGCCATGTCGTCGAAGCCGACCACGCTGACATCCTCCGGCACGCGCCGGCCCGCCTCGTGGAGGGCGCGCAACACCCCGAGCGCCATCTGGTCGTTCGCGGCGAACACGGCCGTGATCTCCGGGCGGGAGGCGATCTCCTGTCCATGGCGGTAGCCCGCCGCC
This region of Leifsonia sp. fls2-241-R2A-40a genomic DNA includes:
- a CDS encoding TetR/AcrR family transcriptional regulator, producing MAARGRPRGFDTDEALDRAVEVFWRQGYEGTTLDDLTTAMGINRPSLYAAFGNKEATFRRAVERYAEIDMAYVGEALEQPTARAVAEHYLRSNVAAITMPGRPPGCLSIQGGLSGSPEDERIVRFLADSRDAGERRLAERFRRAIAEGDLDADERPDELAKYLSTVSTGLAVQASAGASRASLMRVVERALLAFP